A stretch of DNA from Candidatus Pantoea bituminis:
CCTGATTGCACACTTCCATAACGTTATCATCGGTGGTGTGGTGTTCGGTTGTATGGCTGGCGTGACCTACTGGTTCCCGAAAGCTTTCGGCTTTACCCTGAACGAAACCTGGGGCAAACGCGCTTTCTGGTTCTGGATCATCGGCTTCTTTGTTGCCTTTATGCCGCTGTACGCACTGGGCTTCATGGGTATGACTCGTCGTATCAGCCAGGATATCGATCCACAGTTCCATTCACTGCTGGTTGTTGCAGCGTGTGGTGCTGGCCTGATTGCAATGGGTATTATTTGCCAACTGACCATGTTCTACGTCTCTGTACGTGACCGTGAGCAGAACCGCGATCTGACGGGTGACCCATGGGGCGGCCGTACGCTGGAGTGGTCAACCTCTTCTCCACCGCCGTTCTACAACTTTGCTGTTATCCCGCATGTGCATGAACGTGACGCTTTCTGGGAAATGAAAGAGAAAGGCGAAGCGTACAAGCAGCCGGAGAAATATGAAGAAATTCATATGCCGAAAAACAGCGGTGCTGCGATTGTTATCGCCGCCTTCGGTACCATCTTTGGTTTCGCGCTGATCTGGCATATCTGGTGGCTGGTGGGGCTCTCTTTCCTCGGCATGATCGTTTCCTGGATCGTGAAGAGCTTCGACGAAGACGTGGATTACTACGTTCCAGTTGCCGAAGTCGAGAAGATTGAGAAGCAGCACTTTGACGAAATCAGCAAAGCAGGTCTGAAATAATGTCAACTGAAACTCTGACTAAACACCACCACGACGCCCATGCGGAGCATGGGCATCACGATGCAGGAGCCAATAAAGTCTTTGGTTTCTGGATCTACCTGATGAGTGACTGCATTATCTTCGCAACCTTGTTTGCGACCTATGCAGTTATGGTCAATAACACTGCCGGTGGCCCGGCAGGTAAAGATATCTTTGAACTGCCATTTGTTCTGGTAGAAACCGCACTGCTGTTGTTGAGCTCCATCACCTACGGCATGGCTGTTATCTCTATGAACAAGGAAAACAAAGGCGCCGTTATCGGTTGGCTGGCGTTGACCTTCCTGTTCGGTCTTGGCTTCATCGGTATGGAAATCTATGAATTCCATCATCTGATTGTTGAAGGTTACGGCCCGGATCGCAGTGGTTTCCTGTCTGGCTTCTTTACGCTGGTGGGGACGCACGGTCTGCACGTGACTTCAGGTTTGATCTGGATGTTGTTGTTGATGTTCCAGATCTCCAAGCGCGGTCTGAGCGCCACTAACCGCACGCGTATCATGTGTCTGAGCCTGTTCTGGCACTTCCTGGACGTGGTTTGGATTTGCGTCTTTACCGTTGTTTATCTGATGGGAGCCATGTAATGAGTCATTCTGTTAACGAACATGGTGCATCACACGGTAGCGTGAAGTCATACATGATCGGTTTCATCCTTTCTATCATCCTGACCGGTATTCCGTTCTGGATGGTAATGGATGGCAGTGCATCTCACGGTACCATTCTCGGTGTAGTTCTGGTGTGTGCGATAATTCAGGTGCTGGTTCACCTGGTTTACTTCCTGCACTTAGACAGCAAATCTGAGGGTGGCTGGAACATGGTGGCCATTGTCTTCTCGGCGATCATTATCCTGATTGTCGTTGTAGGCTCGCTGTGGATTATGTGGAACCTCAACTACAACATGATGGCCCACTAAAGAGTCGCTCGTAATGATTAAGCAATACCTGCAAGTAACAAAACCAGGAATTATTTTCGGGAATTTAATTTCTGTCATTGGCGGATTTCTGCTGGCATCTAAAGGCAGCATTGATTACGCCCTGTTTCTCACCTCGCTGGTTGGCGTGTCATTGGT
This window harbors:
- a CDS encoding cytochrome o ubiquinol oxidase subunit IV; this encodes MSHSVNEHGASHGSVKSYMIGFILSIILTGIPFWMVMDGSASHGTILGVVLVCAIIQVLVHLVYFLHLDSKSEGGWNMVAIVFSAIIILIVVVGSLWIMWNLNYNMMAH
- a CDS encoding cytochrome o ubiquinol oxidase subunit III — its product is MSTETLTKHHHDAHAEHGHHDAGANKVFGFWIYLMSDCIIFATLFATYAVMVNNTAGGPAGKDIFELPFVLVETALLLLSSITYGMAVISMNKENKGAVIGWLALTFLFGLGFIGMEIYEFHHLIVEGYGPDRSGFLSGFFTLVGTHGLHVTSGLIWMLLLMFQISKRGLSATNRTRIMCLSLFWHFLDVVWICVFTVVYLMGAM